CAATGTCTTCGAGGTGGCGACCGAAAGCCTGCTCGGCCTGATGGAGGGCATCATCGGCCACGATGCCAAGAAGTACTTCCCGTTGGTTGGCGCGCTCTTCATCTACATTTTCGTCAACAACCTGCTCGGCACCATCCCCGGCTTCCTGCCGCCGACCGACAACATCAACACCACCCTGGCCTGCGGCCTGATCGTGTTCGTTTATTTCAACTACGTCGGCATCCGGGAGAACGGGCTGGTCAAATACCTGAAGCACTTCGCCGGCCCGGTCATCTTCCTGGCCCCGCTGATGCTGATCATCGAATTGATCGGCGTGGCGGTTCGCCCGCTTTCGCTGGGGCTTCGCCTCTTCGGCAACATCACCGGCGACCACTTGGTTTTTGGAATTTTTTCGGAATTGGTGCCCATTGGGGTGCCCGTGCTCTTTTTGGCCCTGGCCATCTTCGTGTCCTTCATCCAGGCCTTCGTCTTCTCGTTGT
This sequence is a window from bacterium. Protein-coding genes within it:
- the atpB gene encoding F0F1 ATP synthase subunit A, with amino-acid sequence MNHFSWIGHFFHIDHHYIHVGHAAFTAILLTVLGFFAYLHLRKTEAALVPGSKISVPNVFEVATESLLGLMEGIIGHDAKKYFPLVGALFIYIFVNNLLGTIPGFLPPTDNINTTLACGLIVFVYFNYVGIRENGLVKYLKHFAGPVIFLAPLMLIIELIGVAVRPLSLGLRLFGNITGDHLVFGIFSELVPIGVPVLFLALAIFVSFIQAFVFSLLSTIYVSLALPHDEEHH